DNA from Methylobacterium currus:
GCTCGACGGCGTACCGCTCCTCGACGCGACCACGATCGGCACCGAGGCGCTGCTGGATGCCGCCGGGCTGCCTGGCGCCTGACGGAATCCGCATGGCACCTCTGCGATGCATCCCGCCGACACCCTGTGCTAAGGCTGTCGCCACGCCCGGGAAGAGGCGTGCGGGAGGCGGGACGGACGCAGCCGAGGCCCCCGCGCGCTTGGAAAGCCGGGCTCCGGTCACGTCAGGCAGCCCCATGAGCCTCATCACCTATCTCACCCGGATCCAGTTCGAGCGCGGCGCCGTCCGGCTGATCGGCGAGGAGCTGGCGCTTCTCGGCGCGCGCAAGCCCCTGATCGTCACCGATCGCGGTGTCGTGGCGGCCGGCCTGATCGCCCGCGTCCTCGACGCCGCCGGCCTGCCGGCCAGCACCCCGGTCTTCGACGGCACGCCCGAGAACCCGACCGAGGAGGCGACGCTGGAGGCCCGCGACCGCTTCAAGGCGCAAGGGTGCGACTCGGTGATCGCGGTCGGCGGCGGGTCGCCGCTCGACCTCGCCAAGGGCGTGGCGCTGCTGGCCACCCACGACGAGCCGCTCGCCACCTACGCGGCGATCCTCGGCGGCATCCCGCGCATCCGCGCCGACCAGCCGCCGGTGATCGCCGTGCCGACCACCGCCGGCACCGGCAGCGAGGTCGGCCGCGCGGCGCTGATCACCCTGGCGGACGGGCGCAAGCTCGGCTTCATCTCGCCCCACCTGATCCCGAACGTGGCGATCTGCGACCCCGAGCTGACGCTCGGCCTGCCCCCCGGCCTCACGGCGGCCACCGGCATGGACGCGCTGACCCACTGCATCGAGACGTATCTGAGCCCCCGCCACAACCCGCCGGCGGAGGCGATCGCCCTCGACGGGCTTTCCCGCGCCACCCGCTCGCTCGTCCGGGCGGTCCGCGACGGCAGCGACATCGCGGCGCGCGAGGACATGATGATGGCAGCCCTCGAAGGCGGCATGACCTTCCAGAAGGGCCTCGGCGCGGTCCACTCGATGTCGCACGCGCTGGGCGGCCTGAAGGCCAAGCGGCTGCATCACGGCACCCTCAACGCCGTGATCCTGCCGCACCTCCTGCGCTTCAACGCCCCGGCCTGCGCGGAGAAGTACGGCGCCTTGCGCAAGGCGATGGGTCTCCCCGAGGGCGCCGACCTCGCGACCGCGATCGAGGGGCTGAACCGCGACCTCGGCCTGCCGGCCGACCTCGCCGCCATGGGGGTGACGGAGGCCGATTGCGAGGCGCTGATCACCCGCGCGGTCGAGGACCACTCGACGGCGACCAACGGCCGGCCGGTCGGGGCGGAGGAGTTCCGGGCGCTGTTCCGGGCGTCCCTGCACGGGCGGGCGGCGTAAGGCGGCGGCCGGACGGGCTCCGTCCGGCCCTCCTCACCCCTCCGGCTCGAACCCCATCGCCACCCCGTTCATGCAGTAGCGCAAGCCGGTCGGGGCCGGGCCGTCGTCGAAGACGTGGCCGAGATGGCCCTGGCAGCGGGCGCAATGAA
Protein-coding regions in this window:
- a CDS encoding iron-containing alcohol dehydrogenase; translated protein: MSLITYLTRIQFERGAVRLIGEELALLGARKPLIVTDRGVVAAGLIARVLDAAGLPASTPVFDGTPENPTEEATLEARDRFKAQGCDSVIAVGGGSPLDLAKGVALLATHDEPLATYAAILGGIPRIRADQPPVIAVPTTAGTGSEVGRAALITLADGRKLGFISPHLIPNVAICDPELTLGLPPGLTAATGMDALTHCIETYLSPRHNPPAEAIALDGLSRATRSLVRAVRDGSDIAAREDMMMAALEGGMTFQKGLGAVHSMSHALGGLKAKRLHHGTLNAVILPHLLRFNAPACAEKYGALRKAMGLPEGADLATAIEGLNRDLGLPADLAAMGVTEADCEALITRAVEDHSTATNGRPVGAEEFRALFRASLHGRAA